From the genome of Vicia villosa cultivar HV-30 ecotype Madison, WI linkage group LG2, Vvil1.0, whole genome shotgun sequence, one region includes:
- the LOC131649365 gene encoding uncharacterized protein LOC131649365, with amino-acid sequence MDVPTDTVKERTRHTRAYKIPDIDVSGLIGLSSRLEGEVLCDFNHDYGNLLSILNTSFDPMALITLFQFYDPQLRCFTFQDYQLVPTLEEFSYILNIRITDDVPFIRVPEVVRFEKIAEALHMGIKEVERNWKSSGGVSGFYLCFLISRAEDAAKNEQWVDFSRLLAIMIYGTVLFPSKENFVSLAAICVFMNKNPVPTLLADAYFSIHSRSKKGEYVVGSCLPLLYQWFMLHFPVRGPFVLKKSSLKWSDRIVNLTSYDIRWNYCVGEIWNIITSRGQYPNVPLMGTRGCISYNPTLAYRQLGYAMERAQNDVEAFESVYFADGKDPLELEKIAYAWTKVHRRDQTTLSKKVPIAMGPYRKWVEARVANLLLPFARSCPLYEQPPVVLSDTVAAELYIQTEADNIKLRAKDNEVGLERYFQDREKAELARKLKHAQGEGSSMTRAQRRSHDLMEESLYRKQQECAKLRRSESNSKRRMQDSEQQLMEEKAKSARLEEELARLRSQRRGYGGAHSVVRRS; translated from the coding sequence ATGGACGTTCCCACTGATACTGTCAAAGAACGTACGAGGCATACTAGAGCTTATAAGATTCCGGATATTGATGTTTCGGGGTTGATTGGTTTGAGTTCTCGGTTGGAAGGGGAGGTTCTCTGTGACTTCAATCATGATTATGGCAATTTGCTCTCCATCCTCAATACATCTTTCGATCCAATGGCTTTGATCACCCtgtttcagttctatgatccacaGTTGAGGTGTTTTACATTTCAGGACTATCAATTGGTGCCAACACTCGAGGAGTTTTCTTACATACTCAACATCCGAATCACTGATGATGTACCTTTCATTCGAGTTCCCGAGGTTGTGAGATTTGAAAAAATAGCTGAAGCTCTTCACATGGGTATAAAGGAGGTGGAAAGAAATTGGAAGTCATCAGGCGGTGTTTCTGGTTTCTATCTTTGCTTTTTGATCAGTAGGGCTGAGGACGCGGCTAAGAACGAGCAGTGGGTTGATTTTAGTCGTTTGCTTGCTATCATGATTTATGGTACTGTCTTATTCCCATCAAAAGAGAACTTTGTGAGTTTGGCGGCGATTTGTGTCTTTATGAACAAAAACCCCGTGCCAACGTTGCTTGCAGATGCTTATTTTTCGATCCATTCGAGAAGTAAGAAGGGAGAATATGTTGTTGGTTCTTGTCTTCCATTGTTGTATCAGTGGTTCATGTTGCATTTTCCGGTGAGAGGACCTTttgtgctcaagaagagttctcttAAATGGTCAGATAGGATTGTTAACCTCACATCTTATGACATCAGGTGGAACTATTGTGTGGGGGAAATTTGGAACATCATCACTAGTCGCGGTCAATATCCCAACGTTCCTCTCATGGGAACCAGAGGTTGCATTAGTTACAATCCCACCCTCGCCTATCGTCAATTGGGATATGCAATGGAAAGGGCTCAGAATGACGTAGAAGCGTTTGAATCAGTGTACTTTGCTGATGGTAAAGATCCTCTGGAGCTAGAAAAGATAGCGTATGCTTGGACCAAAGTCCATAGAAGGGATCAGACTACTTTGAGCAAGAAAGTTCCCATTGCCATGGGTCCTTACCGAAAGTGGGTTGAAGCGAGAGTGGCAAATCTGTTGTTGCCATTTGCGAGGTCATGTCCATTGTATGAGCAACCTCCCGTGGTTTTATCTGATACCGTTGCGGCTGAACTCTATATTCAAACTGAAGCGGACAACATCAAACTAAGAGCAAAGGACAATGAGGTTGGCTTGGAGAGGTATTTTCAAGATCGCGAAAAGGCGGAATTGGCTCGTAAGCTCAAGCATGCGCAAGGTGAAGGTTCAAGCATGACACGTGCCCAAAGGCGATCTCATGACTTGATGGAAGAAAGCTTGTACCGAAAACAGCAGGAATGTGCGAAGTTGCGAAGGTCCGAAAGCAATAGCAAGAGAAGGATGCAGGATTCAGAACAACAGTTGATGGAAGAAAAAGCCAAATCAGCTCGACTTGAAGAAGAGCTCGCAAGACTCCGATCCCAGCGGAGAGGATATGGAGGAGCTCATTCTGTTGTCAGACGATCATAG